The genomic DNA GTGCGACGGacgctgcgcgcgctgcggcggaCATGGTACTGACGGAGCCCGGTCTGAGCGTGGTAGTGGAGGCGATGCTTGTGTCACGTGAGGTGTTCCAGCGCATGCTGTCGTTTCTGACGTACCGTATCTctgcgacgctgcagctcgtgtgcttcttcttcatcgCGTGCTTCAGCCTGACACCGAAGAGCTACGGCAGCATGGACCCGCACTTCCAGTTCTTCCACCTGCCCGTGCTGATGTTCATGCTGATCACGCTGCTGAACGACGGCTGCCTGATGACGATTGGCTACGACCACGTGGTTCCGTCGGAGCGGCCGCAGAAGTGGAACCTGCCGGTGGTGTTCGTGAGCGCGTCAATTCTGGCTGCGGTCGCGTGCGGGTCGTCGCTGATGCTTCTGTGGATCGGCCTGGAGGCCTACAGCCCTCTCTACTACCCGAACTCGTGGTTCCGCCACCTtggcctcgcgcagctgccgcagggcAAGCTCGTGACGATGATGTACCTGAAGATCTCGATTTCGGACTTCCTGACGCTCTTCTCGTCGCGCACGGGTGGCCACTTCTTCTTCTACATGGCACCAAGCCCGATCCTGCTCTGCGGCGCGCTCATCTCGCTATTCGTGTCGACGATGGCTGCGTCGTTCTGGCACAAGTCGCGCCCGGATAATGTGCTGACGGAGGGTCTCGCGTGGGGCCAGACGAACTCGGAGAggctgttgccgctgtggGTGTGGATCTACTGCATTGTGTGGTGGTTCGTGCAGGACGTCGTGAAGGTCTTGGCGCACATCTGCATGGATGCCGTGGATCtgtttgggtgtgtgtcggACACTGAGGGCTCCGGGGCGATCAAGCCGTACAGCGAcggtgtggaggagaacGGCTTTGCGCCGAAGAAGAGGGCTACtgagaaggcggagaaggagttTTTCTCGACCCCTTCTAGCGTTGCGGACGAAGTGTTGGAGGgcttggaggaggagacgcacTCACCGATGGAAGAGATGAGCCATGTGAGTGTGCACTCACCTCATGGTCAATAGTAGTATCATAagagaaagcaaagaaaaTGGGGACGTGTCTTGGCTGAGTAGGTGGAGTTAGGAATCCGCAGATAGTGAGTGCGAAGCTGAAGGCTACGGAGGCCGGAGTAAAGCTGCACCAGAGAATTCGTGGTGGCATCATGAAGTGGGCCGTCAGAAGGTGCAGAGGGGCGCAGCGCTGTCTCAGCAATAGCATGGAGCCACTGCTCTTTCCAGCTGTGTTGATGTTTCGCATGCTTGTTCGGGCGTCACCTCCGCGCAAACCgacacacactcacccattctctgcctttcttttgttggctttttttttcgcgttTATGTTTGTCCTCTCCCCGCATTCGGTCGTAGACTCTACCCTGcgttccccctccctccctccctccctctttcaccTCGACACTCGCGTGCGTGTCGTCCTGTCTGAGTGGTCCGGCAGCTCATGGGGCGTACTGCAGTCTAAAATGGGCGCCTTTCCtggcctcttttttttgttttttatgtttttttttttttatgaTTTTGATTCCTCCGTCTTGTTGTTGGtcacgttttttttttgttttggaAGACGCTAATAACCCGTAGATGATGCCCCTCTCCGCGGATCcactgtgcgcgtgcgtgtccTTGTGTCGATgtattcccccctccctctatGCATGTGGGCGGGCAACCGGCGCAGCTCcgatggaggcggaggtATTGGGCTGTAAATTCTCTGTTAAGCATCTGAACGTGCAATGAACGCTcgaagagaggcgcactGAACGGCAGGCGGCACTCACTGACACGCACCAGCTGTAGACACCCATGAGGGCGACTGCGCGCACCTTCGCAGCGGAGCGTTGTTTATaagagacggagaaggagatgGATGGTTTGTCGTCGTACCGATACGGAGATGAAGTGAGGCACAAAGAACACGAAATAGAAGCTGACTGGTGCTTCTGGTCGGcgcgtcgctctctcctccactctctctctctctctgcaccccTCTTCATGTATGTTAcgagcgcgcgtgtgcgtgtgtgcgtgtgtatgtatgtgaTGGTGATGATAAAGTACTGCAAGTTGCCCTGCGCATTGCTCTTCTGTCATCTCGTCT from Leishmania braziliensis MHOM/BR/75/M2904 WGS CADA00000000 data, contig 18, whole genome shotgun sequence includes the following:
- the H1A-1 gene encoding P-type H+-ATPase, putative, coding for MVLTEPGLSVVVEAMLVSREVFQRMLSFLTYRISATLQLVCFFFIACFSLTPKSYGSMDPHFQFFHLPVLMFMLITLLNDGCLMTIGYDHVVPSERPQKWNLPVVFVSASILAAVACGSSLMLLWIGLEAYSPLYYPNSWFRHLGLAQLPQGKLVTMMYLKISISDFLTLFSSRTGGHFFFYMAPSPILLCGALISLFVSTMAASFWHKSRPDNVLTEGLAWGQTNSERLLPLWVWIYCIVWWFVQDVVKVLAHICMDAVDLFGCVSDTEGSGAIKPYSDGVEENGFAPKKRATEKAEKEFFSTPSSVADEVLEGLEEETHSPMEEMSHVSVHSPHGQ